A single Gammaproteobacteria bacterium DNA region contains:
- a CDS encoding NAD(+) kinase — protein sequence MSQFGTLGIIGKQDDPAAAQTAALLVAHLRQRGHIVLLDDELCGMAADATAPRRELAERCDLVIVVGGDGTLLNAGRDLAPAGVPLLGVNQGRLGFMVDVNPLQMTETVDSILDGDYVRETRSLLSARILRDEGSAGPFLALNDVVLRNQAAIRMIEFETWHGEEFISLHRADGFIVSTPTGSTAYALSGGGPVLHPGIEAWALVPICPHTLSDRPIVVSTDRPVRLALSGGGTHDATCTMDGQVNATVRPGEIIEISRADCSLQLIHPRGYSYFNILRSKLHWGRERS from the coding sequence ATGTCGCAGTTCGGGACATTGGGAATCATCGGCAAGCAGGACGACCCTGCCGCGGCGCAGACCGCGGCGCTGCTGGTCGCGCACCTGCGTCAGCGCGGCCACATCGTGCTGCTCGACGACGAGCTGTGCGGCATGGCCGCCGATGCCACCGCGCCGCGCAGGGAGCTGGCCGAACGCTGTGATCTGGTGATCGTGGTCGGCGGCGACGGCACCCTGCTCAACGCCGGGCGTGATCTGGCACCGGCCGGTGTTCCGCTGCTGGGCGTCAACCAGGGGCGGCTCGGCTTCATGGTCGACGTGAACCCGCTGCAAATGACCGAAACCGTGGATTCGATCCTCGACGGCGACTACGTGCGCGAGACGCGCAGCCTGCTGTCGGCGCGCATTCTGCGGGACGAAGGCAGCGCCGGACCGTTCCTGGCGCTCAATGACGTGGTGCTGCGCAATCAGGCGGCGATCCGCATGATCGAGTTCGAGACCTGGCACGGCGAGGAGTTCATCTCGCTGCATCGCGCCGACGGTTTCATTGTCTCGACGCCGACCGGTTCCACCGCCTATGCGCTGTCCGGCGGCGGTCCGGTGCTGCATCCCGGTATCGAAGCCTGGGCACTGGTGCCGATCTGCCCGCATACCCTGTCCGACCGGCCGATCGTGGTCAGTACCGACCGACCGGTGCGGCTGGCGCTGTCCGGTGGCGGCACCCACGACGCGACCTGCACCATGGACGGTCAGGTCAATGCCACGGTGCGGCCCGGCGAGATCATCGAGATCAGCCGCGCCGACTGCAGCCTGCAGCTGATCCACCCACGCGGCTACAGTTACTTCAATATCCTGCG
- the hrcA gene encoding heat-inducible transcriptional repressor HrcA produces the protein MLESRAAELLKLLVERYIQDGQPVASRTLSRAGGLNLSPATIRNVMADLDDLGFVSSPHTSAGRVPTQRGYRYFVDSLLEPEGLADEQQQQIVRELLDRAKNTEELLQTTSSVLSSLSRMAGVVTTPRRNIAVLRRIDFLPLSERRVLAILVVNQRDVQNRVVSVDRDYSARELEVLANAINQHYAGRDLLVLRQQLVDEVSATQREVNDTLRSALEMTERALGHPDPQQDYVVAGGSNLFSFQELGDVSRLRKLFDALDHKRDLLSLFDQCLQAEGMQIFIGEESGYRVLDECSVVTAPYYLQGEVAGVLAVVGPTRMAYSRIIPLVRATARALGHSLADD, from the coding sequence ATGCTTGAATCCCGAGCCGCAGAGCTCCTGAAATTGCTCGTCGAGCGCTACATTCAGGACGGACAGCCCGTTGCCTCGCGTACCTTGTCGCGCGCGGGCGGCCTGAACCTGTCGCCGGCCACGATCCGCAATGTGATGGCGGACCTGGACGACCTTGGATTCGTCTCTTCGCCGCACACCTCGGCAGGCCGCGTGCCGACACAGCGCGGCTACCGCTATTTCGTGGACAGCCTGCTGGAGCCGGAAGGGCTGGCGGACGAGCAGCAGCAGCAGATCGTGCGTGAACTGCTCGACCGAGCGAAGAACACCGAGGAATTGCTGCAGACAACCTCGTCGGTGTTGTCGTCGCTGTCGCGCATGGCGGGCGTTGTCACCACGCCGCGCCGGAACATCGCGGTGCTGCGACGTATCGATTTCCTGCCGCTGTCGGAGCGTCGGGTGCTGGCGATTCTGGTCGTCAACCAGCGCGATGTGCAGAACCGGGTCGTGTCGGTGGACCGCGATTATTCCGCGCGCGAACTCGAAGTGCTCGCCAACGCCATCAACCAGCACTACGCCGGACGCGATCTGCTGGTGCTGCGTCAGCAATTGGTCGACGAGGTTTCGGCGACCCAGCGCGAGGTCAACGACACCCTGCGCAGCGCGCTGGAAATGACGGAACGGGCGCTCGGCCACCCCGACCCCCAGCAGGATTACGTGGTCGCCGGCGGTTCCAATCTGTTCTCGTTCCAGGAACTGGGCGATGTCAGCCGCCTGCGCAAGCTGTTCGATGCGCTTGATCACAAGCGCGATCTGCTGAGTCTGTTCGACCAATGCCTGCAGGCCGAGGGCATGCAGATCTTCATCGGCGAGGAATCCGGCTATCGCGTGCTCGACGAGTGCAGCGTGGTCACGGCGCCGTACTACCTCCAGGGCGAGGTCGCCGGCGTGCTTGCCGTGGTCGGCCCCACGCGTATGGCCTATTCGCGCATCATTCCGCTGGTGCGCGCCACCGCACGCGCCCTGGGGCATTCGCTCGCCGACGACTGA
- the glgX gene encoding glycogen debranching protein GlgX: protein MKDRVILWPGRSYPLGASWDGEGINFALFSAHAEAVDLCLFSPDGRREIARIRLQEYTDQIWHGYLPDARPGLLYGYRVHGPYDPANGHRFNANKLLIDPYAKSLFRDLLWNDAHFGYRVGSRRQDMSFDRRDNARYMPKCRVVESAFTWGDERAPRTSWEETVIAEVHVKGFTALHPGVETVRRGKFAGLVSPPVLDYWVKLGVTAVELLPVHAFLNDRHLRERGLTNYWGYNTLGFFAPDPRYLATGDLAEFKTMVKRLHGAGIEVILDVVYNHTGEGNHLGPTLSLRGIDNASYYRLAEDRRYYMDYTGTGNTLNLDHPRVLQMVMDSLRYWVTDMHVDGFRFDLCSTLAREHGNFDPGAAFLDAVRQDPVLNRVKLIAEPWDVGDYGFQLGHFPPGWAEWNSAFRDTSRRFWKGDEGVMAEMGSRVTGSADIFERAGRRPWASINFVTAHDGFTLQDMLSYNDKHNEDNGEGGADGHDDNHSWNCGAEGETEDSAIRELRDRLKRSHMATLLLSLGVPMLLAGDEMGRSQRGNNNAYCQDNELSWTQWTELRPEDENLRELVCELIRLRRQHHVFSRPRYFLGQVMADDGLKDITWLAPDGREQTDADWDNAYARAFGYVLGGAAGDYYTPGGQRDIDDSFLVIMSAHHEALDFRIPELPSAMNWELLIDTALPNGIAEPGQFYESGQAFGLQARSLALFVHRAQPRPMASIELDAADHAPQPDSGVDA from the coding sequence CTGAAAGACCGCGTCATTCTGTGGCCCGGGCGGTCCTATCCGCTCGGTGCGAGCTGGGACGGTGAGGGCATCAATTTCGCGCTGTTCTCGGCACACGCCGAAGCCGTGGACCTGTGCCTGTTCAGCCCTGACGGTCGCCGTGAGATCGCCCGCATCCGCCTTCAGGAATACACCGACCAGATCTGGCACGGCTATCTTCCGGATGCGCGGCCCGGGCTGCTTTACGGCTATCGAGTGCACGGCCCCTACGATCCCGCCAACGGGCATCGCTTCAACGCCAACAAGCTGCTGATCGATCCCTACGCCAAATCGCTGTTCCGCGATCTCCTCTGGAACGACGCACACTTCGGCTATCGAGTCGGAAGCCGGCGCCAGGACATGTCCTTCGATCGCCGCGACAATGCACGCTACATGCCCAAGTGCCGCGTCGTCGAGTCGGCCTTTACCTGGGGGGATGAGCGCGCGCCGCGCACATCCTGGGAGGAAACCGTGATCGCTGAAGTCCACGTCAAGGGATTCACGGCTTTGCACCCCGGCGTGGAGACCGTGCGGCGCGGCAAATTCGCCGGCCTGGTGTCGCCGCCGGTTCTCGACTACTGGGTCAAGCTGGGCGTCACGGCCGTGGAATTGCTGCCAGTCCATGCGTTTCTCAATGACCGTCATCTGCGCGAACGCGGTCTCACCAACTACTGGGGCTACAACACGCTCGGCTTCTTCGCGCCGGACCCGCGCTATCTCGCCACCGGCGATCTCGCCGAGTTCAAGACCATGGTCAAGCGTTTGCATGGTGCCGGCATCGAGGTGATTCTGGACGTGGTCTACAACCACACCGGTGAGGGCAATCACCTTGGACCGACCTTGTCGCTGCGCGGCATCGACAATGCCAGCTACTACCGGCTGGCCGAGGACCGTCGTTATTACATGGACTACACCGGCACCGGCAACACACTGAACCTGGATCACCCGCGAGTCCTGCAGATGGTCATGGACTCGCTGCGCTACTGGGTTACCGACATGCACGTCGACGGATTCCGCTTCGACCTGTGTTCCACATTGGCGCGCGAACACGGCAATTTCGACCCCGGCGCCGCGTTTCTGGATGCGGTGCGCCAGGACCCGGTGCTCAATCGGGTCAAACTCATCGCCGAGCCTTGGGACGTCGGTGACTACGGCTTTCAGCTCGGCCATTTTCCGCCGGGCTGGGCCGAATGGAATTCCGCGTTCCGCGACACTTCGCGTCGCTTCTGGAAAGGCGACGAGGGCGTGATGGCGGAAATGGGCAGTCGCGTCACCGGCTCCGCCGACATTTTCGAACGTGCCGGACGCCGGCCCTGGGCCTCGATCAATTTCGTCACCGCGCACGACGGCTTCACCCTGCAGGACATGCTGTCCTACAACGACAAGCACAACGAGGACAACGGCGAAGGTGGTGCCGATGGGCACGACGACAATCATTCCTGGAATTGCGGGGCAGAGGGCGAGACCGAGGACAGTGCGATTCGGGAATTGCGCGACCGCCTCAAACGCAGTCACATGGCGACCTTGCTGCTGTCGCTGGGCGTGCCGATGCTGCTCGCCGGTGACGAAATGGGGCGCAGCCAGCGCGGCAACAACAATGCCTACTGTCAGGACAACGAGCTGTCGTGGACGCAATGGACCGAGCTGCGTCCGGAGGACGAGAATCTGCGCGAACTGGTCTGCGAGCTGATTCGGCTGCGCCGCCAACACCATGTGTTCTCGCGTCCGCGATATTTCCTCGGCCAGGTGATGGCCGACGATGGACTCAAGGACATCACCTGGCTCGCGCCCGATGGGCGCGAGCAGACCGATGCCGACTGGGACAATGCCTACGCCCGCGCTTTCGGCTATGTACTCGGTGGCGCGGCCGGTGATTACTACACGCCAGGCGGCCAGCGCGACATCGACGACAGCTTCCTGGTGATCATGAGCGCTCACCACGAAGCCCTGGATTTTCGGATTCCGGAGCTGCCGTCCGCGATGAACTGGGAATTGCTGATCGACACCGCCTTGCCCAATGGCATCGCCGAGCCCGGCCAATTCTACGAAAGCGGGCAGGCGTTCGGTCTGCAGGCGCGGTCACTGGCCCTGTTCGTCCATCGCGCGCAACCGCGTCCGATGGCGAGCATCGAACTCGACGCGGCCGATCATGCGCCGCAGCCTGACTCGGGAGTCGATGCATGA
- the treZ gene encoding malto-oligosyltrehalose trehalohydrolase, translating to MKRRLSLHRGAEITDRGVHFRLWAPGAQQVELVLEDGAVIAMKPAADGYYECLSTAAAAGSRYRYRIAGQEYPDPASRYQPDEALGFSEVVDPQQHDWQDSDWRTPDWHSAVLYELHVGSFSESGDFDGVIAHLDHLIDLGVNAIELMPVAECPGRWNWGYDGVLPFAVTKRYGGPAALKRLVDACHARGVAVMLDVVYNHFGPEGNFLHAYAPQFFTERHHTPWGAAINFDDEGSREVRDFFIENALYWLQEYHFDGLRFDAVHAIRDDSNPDFVLELGRQLRQRLQGRPAWLILENDENRASVLGEGYGGPGPFTAQWNDDYHHVLRVLSTNAEGGYYRDYLQHRAQRLGRVLAEGFDYQGETSEHRKGALRGEASASLPPTAFVAFIQNHDQVGNHAYGWRLPKFAPPPAIRAAAATLLLSPQVPMLWMGEEWASEQAFPFFCDFDGDLGEAVRQGRLMEFSSFPEFQDEAARRRIPDPLAAETFASAVLDWSAPRQAAGAGWLDYYRALIGLRREHLVPLLAGAHHGGEATSRVPGFADVCWTLAGGCRWRLQVNLAPQPATLGPGESSKTDDRVIFETEAPTDDAAWPAWFVRASLLQP from the coding sequence ATGAAACGTCGCCTAAGCCTGCATCGAGGCGCCGAAATCACCGATCGGGGCGTGCACTTTCGTCTGTGGGCGCCCGGTGCGCAGCAGGTCGAGCTGGTGCTCGAGGATGGCGCCGTGATCGCGATGAAGCCAGCCGCCGACGGTTATTACGAGTGCCTGAGCACAGCCGCCGCAGCCGGCAGTCGCTACCGCTACCGTATCGCTGGACAGGAGTACCCGGATCCGGCATCCCGCTATCAGCCGGACGAGGCGCTGGGGTTCAGCGAGGTCGTCGATCCACAGCAGCACGACTGGCAGGATTCAGACTGGCGTACACCCGATTGGCACAGCGCGGTGCTCTACGAGCTGCACGTCGGCAGCTTTTCGGAATCCGGCGACTTCGACGGCGTGATCGCGCATCTGGATCACCTGATCGACCTTGGCGTCAACGCGATTGAACTGATGCCGGTGGCCGAGTGCCCCGGTCGCTGGAACTGGGGCTATGACGGCGTACTGCCTTTCGCCGTCACCAAGCGCTACGGCGGACCCGCCGCGCTCAAACGCCTGGTCGACGCCTGTCATGCGCGCGGGGTCGCGGTGATGCTGGACGTGGTCTACAACCACTTCGGGCCGGAAGGCAATTTCCTGCATGCCTACGCGCCGCAGTTCTTCACCGAACGCCACCACACGCCCTGGGGCGCCGCGATCAATTTCGACGATGAGGGCAGCCGCGAAGTGCGCGATTTCTTTATCGAAAACGCACTGTACTGGCTGCAGGAATACCACTTCGACGGCCTGCGTTTCGACGCCGTGCACGCGATCCGTGACGATTCGAACCCGGACTTCGTGCTGGAATTGGGCCGCCAGTTGCGGCAACGTCTGCAAGGGCGGCCGGCCTGGCTGATTCTCGAGAACGACGAAAACCGCGCCTCGGTGCTCGGCGAAGGCTACGGTGGGCCGGGGCCGTTCACGGCGCAATGGAACGATGACTATCACCACGTACTGCGCGTGCTGAGTACCAACGCCGAGGGCGGCTATTACCGGGACTATCTCCAGCATCGCGCGCAGCGGCTGGGGCGCGTGCTCGCCGAAGGCTTCGACTACCAGGGCGAAACCTCCGAGCATCGCAAGGGCGCGTTGCGCGGTGAAGCGTCTGCCTCGCTGCCGCCGACCGCCTTTGTCGCCTTCATTCAGAATCATGACCAGGTCGGCAATCACGCCTATGGCTGGCGCCTGCCGAAGTTCGCGCCGCCGCCGGCCATTCGGGCCGCGGCCGCCACCTTGTTGCTGTCACCCCAGGTGCCGATGCTGTGGATGGGCGAGGAATGGGCCAGCGAGCAAGCGTTCCCGTTTTTCTGCGACTTTGATGGCGATCTCGGCGAGGCCGTGCGTCAGGGGCGCCTGATGGAGTTCAGTTCATTTCCTGAATTCCAGGACGAGGCCGCGCGTCGCCGCATCCCGGACCCGCTGGCGGCCGAAACCTTCGCCAGTGCCGTGCTTGACTGGTCCGCGCCGAGACAGGCCGCCGGCGCCGGCTGGCTGGACTATTACCGGGCGCTGATCGGTCTGCGCCGTGAGCATCTGGTGCCGCTGCTGGCCGGCGCACATCACGGCGGCGAGGCGACCAGTCGCGTGCCCGGCTTCGCAGACGTGTGCTGGACGCTGGCGGGCGGCTGCCGCTGGCGGCTGCAAGTCAACCTGGCGCCGCAGCCCGCGACGCTGGGTCCAGGCGAAAGCAGCAAGACCGACGACCGCGTGATCTTCGAGACCGAAGCGCCGACAGACGACGCGGCCTGGCCGGCCTGGTTCGTCCGCGCGAGTCTGCTGCAGCCGTGA
- the treY gene encoding malto-oligosyltrehalose synthase produces MSANPRTPPRASYRVQLHKDFDFAQAAALADYLQALGVSHVYTSPIMTARAGSTHGYDIIDHTRINPELGGEEGFEALHQALKARDLGLIVDIVPNHMGIGSDNAWWMDVLEWGQQSPYAGFFDIDWHSSRRNLEGKVLLPVLGDQFGAVLERGEIELRLDAEQGSFSAWYYEHRFPISPLDYPVILLRDDAPGPRVISPRLEPLIRAFCLLRDDAASARSSADELTQQFAATMREEPAIAEEVQAALGAFRGQAGMPDSWRPLGRLLDAQAYRLAYWRVSSDEINYRRFFDINTLGGLRVERIDLFNETHRRLLRLVEDGRIDGLRVDHIDGLLDPLQYTRRLQGAAGRPGEPCYIVVEKILAPHEQLPSEWPVAGTTGYDSLNLIGAALTDPDGERPLGTFYRRFSGVQESFEDILWHSKREILRNSLASEVSVLASAVYRLSSSRWRSRDFTLNAIREALENLIAAFPVYRSYVDREQPAGASDRRHIDWALGVAKRRAGPVETSVYDFIAGVLTGDLAGQGSPYPREEVLSLAMRFQQLSGPAMAKGLEDTSFYRYLRLLSHNEVGGDPQRFSLGVQGFHHANQQRLEHFPHAMLSASTHDTKRGEDARARIACLAEIPAQWAKQVLHWARMNRRLRVRIGDADAPERNHEYYFYQSLLGCWPLDLDLDHEPALADLAGRVEAAMVKAVREGKQRSSWVHQDAEYESALAQFVRAALDPQRSRMFLDDFAGFALRLAESGMRVSLSQTLLRLTMPGVPDIYRGAELWDLSMVDPDNRRPVDYVQYRERLAEIQELVPGDSGSVEAASQLMRGWSDGGVKLHLIRTVLALRRRQPALFAQGDYLPIEAQGHFADQVLAFGRRRPDQAAITVAPRFWNRLIDANGHVDWQDTVLPLPQGRWRNLLDGASFDSADGPAPLQTLTRHFPVALLVAD; encoded by the coding sequence GTGAGTGCGAACCCGAGGACACCCCCGCGCGCGAGCTATCGCGTGCAATTGCACAAGGACTTCGATTTCGCGCAGGCCGCGGCGCTGGCGGACTATCTGCAGGCACTGGGTGTCTCGCACGTCTACACCTCACCGATCATGACCGCGCGCGCCGGCTCCACGCACGGTTACGACATCATCGACCACACCCGGATCAATCCCGAACTCGGCGGCGAGGAGGGTTTCGAGGCGCTGCACCAGGCCTTGAAGGCGCGCGACCTGGGCCTGATCGTCGACATCGTGCCGAACCACATGGGCATCGGCTCCGACAACGCCTGGTGGATGGACGTGCTCGAGTGGGGGCAGCAATCGCCGTACGCCGGATTCTTCGATATCGACTGGCATTCCAGCCGCCGCAACCTCGAAGGCAAGGTACTGTTGCCGGTGCTTGGCGACCAGTTCGGCGCGGTATTGGAACGCGGCGAGATCGAACTGCGTCTGGATGCGGAGCAGGGCAGTTTCAGCGCCTGGTACTACGAGCACCGCTTCCCGATTTCGCCGCTGGACTATCCGGTTATTTTGCTGCGCGACGACGCGCCCGGACCGCGCGTGATCAGCCCCAGACTGGAACCGTTGATACGTGCGTTCTGCCTGCTACGCGACGATGCCGCATCAGCGCGTTCAAGCGCCGACGAATTGACGCAGCAGTTCGCAGCCACGATGCGCGAGGAGCCCGCGATCGCCGAGGAAGTGCAGGCCGCGTTGGGCGCATTTCGAGGTCAGGCCGGAATGCCGGATAGCTGGCGGCCGCTGGGGCGGCTGCTCGACGCCCAAGCCTACCGACTGGCGTATTGGCGGGTTTCTTCGGACGAGATCAACTACCGCCGCTTCTTCGACATCAACACCCTGGGCGGTCTGCGCGTGGAACGCATCGACCTGTTCAACGAAACGCATCGCCGCTTGCTGCGCCTGGTCGAGGACGGACGCATCGATGGTCTGCGCGTGGATCACATCGATGGCCTGCTCGATCCGCTGCAATACACCCGGCGCCTGCAGGGCGCGGCCGGCCGGCCGGGGGAACCGTGCTACATCGTCGTCGAGAAGATTCTCGCGCCACATGAGCAGCTGCCCTCCGAATGGCCGGTGGCTGGCACCACCGGCTATGACAGTCTCAACCTGATCGGTGCCGCGCTGACCGATCCCGATGGTGAACGTCCGCTGGGCACGTTCTATCGGCGCTTCAGCGGCGTTCAGGAATCCTTCGAGGACATACTCTGGCACAGCAAGCGCGAAATTCTCCGAAACAGCCTGGCCAGCGAGGTGTCCGTACTGGCGAGTGCGGTCTACCGACTCAGTTCCAGCCGTTGGCGTTCGCGTGACTTCACGCTCAATGCGATACGCGAGGCGCTGGAGAATTTGATCGCGGCATTTCCGGTGTACCGCAGCTACGTCGACCGCGAGCAGCCGGCCGGTGCAAGCGACCGGCGCCATATCGATTGGGCGCTGGGCGTCGCCAAGCGTCGTGCCGGTCCGGTCGAAACCTCGGTCTACGATTTCATCGCCGGTGTACTGACGGGCGATCTTGCCGGCCAGGGCTCGCCCTATCCGCGTGAGGAGGTGTTGTCCCTGGCGATGCGTTTCCAGCAACTGTCCGGTCCGGCGATGGCCAAGGGGCTGGAGGACACTTCGTTCTATCGCTACCTGCGTTTACTCAGTCACAACGAGGTCGGCGGTGACCCGCAGCGATTCTCGCTCGGCGTACAGGGTTTCCACCACGCCAATCAGCAGCGCCTGGAGCACTTCCCGCATGCCATGCTGTCCGCGAGTACGCACGACACCAAGCGCGGCGAAGATGCACGAGCACGCATTGCCTGCCTGGCCGAAATACCGGCGCAGTGGGCGAAGCAGGTACTGCATTGGGCGCGCATGAATCGACGTCTGCGCGTCCGGATCGGCGACGCCGACGCACCCGAACGAAACCATGAGTACTACTTCTACCAAAGCCTGCTCGGCTGTTGGCCGCTCGACCTGGATCTCGACCACGAACCGGCACTGGCGGACCTCGCCGGACGCGTCGAGGCGGCGATGGTCAAGGCGGTGCGCGAAGGCAAGCAACGTTCAAGCTGGGTGCACCAGGACGCCGAATACGAAAGCGCACTAGCGCAGTTCGTGCGGGCGGCGCTCGACCCTCAGCGCAGCCGCATGTTCCTCGACGACTTTGCGGGATTCGCGCTGCGCCTCGCCGAGTCCGGCATGCGCGTATCCCTGTCACAGACGCTGTTGCGGCTGACGATGCCGGGCGTGCCGGATATTTACCGCGGCGCGGAGCTTTGGGATCTGTCGATGGTCGACCCCGACAATCGTCGGCCTGTGGACTATGTGCAGTACCGCGAGCGTCTGGCCGAGATTCAGGAACTGGTTCCCGGCGACAGCGGCAGCGTCGAGGCCGCAAGCCAGCTGATGCGAGGTTGGTCCGATGGCGGCGTCAAGCTTCATCTGATCCGCACCGTCTTGGCGTTGCGTCGGCGGCAGCCGGCACTGTTCGCGCAAGGTGATTATCTTCCGATCGAAGCGCAAGGCCACTTTGCCGATCAGGTACTGGCGTTTGGCCGCCGCCGCCCGGATCAGGCGGCGATCACGGTGGCACCGCGTTTCTGGAATCGCCTGATCGACGCGAACGGACATGTCGACTGGCAGGACACCGTGCTACCGCTGCCCCAGGGGCGGTGGCGCAATCTGCTCGATGGCGCAAGCTTCGACAGCGCTGACGGCCCGGCGCCACTGCAAACCCTGACGCGGCATTTCCCGGTGGCCTTGTTGGTGGCGGACTGA
- a CDS encoding DUF1214 domain-containing protein: MLGLVCGLGIAVGRSYWLSNFNEVSVGPWQASSSLGSRDAGRLARAGLALNGILALNRHEALYYFAESDSGGRRLSGRCAYRIEGEDPDARWWSLTVYGPDRFLVRNPQHRYSADRNSVTRRDGRRFVVRLDRDLDWVDRDWIALPAGDFFVALRLYNPADDSVNAPQTARLPEIVRERCA; encoded by the coding sequence ATGCTGGGACTGGTGTGCGGGCTGGGCATCGCCGTGGGGCGCAGCTACTGGCTGTCCAACTTCAACGAAGTCAGTGTCGGTCCGTGGCAGGCCTCGTCGTCGCTGGGCAGCCGGGATGCCGGGCGACTGGCGCGTGCCGGGCTCGCGCTGAATGGCATTCTGGCGCTGAACCGCCACGAAGCGCTGTATTACTTCGCCGAATCCGATAGCGGGGGGCGGCGACTGAGCGGTCGCTGCGCCTACCGGATCGAAGGGGAGGACCCCGACGCACGTTGGTGGAGCCTGACCGTGTACGGACCGGACCGGTTTCTGGTGCGCAACCCGCAGCACCGGTACTCGGCGGATCGCAATTCGGTCACGCGCCGTGACGGCCGCCGTTTCGTGGTGCGGCTGGACCGCGATCTGGACTGGGTGGATAGGGACTGGATCGCGCTGCCGGCCGGCGACTTCTTCGTCGCCCTGCGCCTGTACAACCCGGCGGATGACAGCGTGAACGCGCCGCAGACCGCGCGCCTGCCCGAGATCGTGCGGGAGCGCTGCGCATGA
- a CDS encoding DUF1254 domain-containing protein — translation MKRALAGPALAILCAMLAYELGLSLLPRLIMNATMHGIVRRAGDWNSIYHAPRASASDRRMVMPSPDMLYSACPYDLKAGPLQVLAQVPLGVYWSLSAYDDENGNYYAVNDLQASGRVAFVVVPEASPTQAFEASGARVLHSPSRRGVVLLRTLSDPRENGAETLEALRRESNCRTLPAKSAGSNDAGRYNAAPSGVLRRA, via the coding sequence ATGAAACGAGCTCTGGCGGGGCCAGCGTTGGCGATCCTGTGCGCAATGCTCGCCTACGAACTGGGCCTGAGCCTGCTGCCCAGGTTGATCATGAACGCCACGATGCACGGCATCGTGCGGCGCGCCGGCGACTGGAACAGCATCTACCACGCGCCGCGCGCCAGCGCCTCGGACCGGCGCATGGTCATGCCGAGTCCGGACATGCTGTATTCCGCCTGCCCTTATGATCTCAAGGCGGGGCCCTTGCAGGTGCTGGCGCAGGTGCCGCTGGGTGTGTACTGGTCGCTGTCCGCTTATGACGACGAGAACGGCAACTATTATGCGGTGAACGATCTTCAGGCCTCGGGTCGAGTGGCCTTTGTGGTGGTGCCGGAAGCATCGCCCACGCAGGCATTCGAAGCATCGGGCGCGCGCGTCCTGCACTCGCCGAGCCGGCGCGGCGTGGTCCTGTTGCGAACGCTGTCGGACCCTCGTGAGAACGGCGCCGAGACGCTGGAAGCGCTGCGCCGCGAATCGAACTGCCGGACCTTGCCAGCCAAGTCGGCTGGTTCCAACGACGCCGGTCGGTACAATGCGGCCCCCTCAGGCGTGCTCCGCAGGGCTTGA
- the grpE gene encoding nucleotide exchange factor GrpE, protein MSDPFDKNAGEKADGRIEPSLEPRAEAQTPQMPDSAPPAAEDPAAPSVSELDELRAQLEAATARASAAEDARLRSVAELDNVRKRAEREIGNSLKFATERLLGELLTVCDSLELGLKAAGSAGEAARSLIEGMELTHKQLVSVLEKHGVSAVDPQGQPFSPESQEAVSMVESSDVAPNHVLSVMQKGYKLHERVLRPAMVVVARAPTQPQA, encoded by the coding sequence ATGAGCGATCCGTTCGACAAGAACGCCGGCGAAAAGGCCGATGGCCGCATTGAACCGAGTCTTGAACCGCGTGCCGAGGCGCAGACGCCGCAGATGCCGGACAGTGCCCCCCCTGCAGCGGAGGATCCGGCCGCGCCGAGCGTGAGCGAGCTGGACGAGCTTCGTGCGCAGCTGGAAGCCGCGACGGCCCGGGCATCCGCGGCCGAAGATGCGCGTCTGCGCTCGGTCGCCGAACTCGACAATGTGCGCAAGCGGGCAGAACGCGAAATCGGCAATTCTCTTAAGTTCGCCACGGAACGCCTGCTGGGCGAACTGCTGACGGTCTGCGACAGTCTGGAACTGGGGCTCAAGGCGGCCGGCAGCGCTGGCGAGGCCGCACGCAGCCTGATCGAGGGCATGGAACTGACGCACAAGCAGCTCGTCTCGGTTCTCGAAAAGCACGGCGTGTCAGCGGTGGATCCGCAGGGCCAGCCTTTCAGCCCCGAAAGCCAGGAGGCGGTTTCGATGGTTGAATCCAGCGATGTCGCGCCCAACCATGTGCTCAGCGTGATGCAGAAGGGCTACAAGTTGCATGAGCGCGTCCTGCGGCCCGCGATGGTCGTGGTCGCGCGTGCACCGACGCAGCCACAAGCCTGA